In Camarhynchus parvulus chromosome 21, STF_HiC, whole genome shotgun sequence, a genomic segment contains:
- the PEX14 gene encoding peroxisomal membrane protein PEX14: MAAAERAEQPGQAGSCPATENAASREPLIVTAVKFLQNPRVRQSPLATRRAFLKKKGLTDEEIDLAFQQSGTSTDEPQSPGPSTHPVPAQPPHPVVYSPPGSRWRDYGALAIIMAGIAFGFHQLYKKYLVPLIMGGKEDRKQLQRIESNISEMSGSVTQTVTQLQTTLAAVQELLIQQQQKIQELTQELAASKATTSTNWILESQNINELKSEIYSLKGLLLNRRQFPPSPSAPKIPSWQIPVKPSSPSNPVVANHNSSSDISPVSNESTTSSPVKENHSPEGSKVSCHLLSPEEATKAIDVTSQVRMEVQGEEEKRETKRNDEEEEDDEDDDVSHVDEEECLGVQTEDRRGGDGQINEQVEKLRRPEGASNENEID, translated from the exons ATTGTGACAGCAGTGAAATTTTTACAGAATCCACGAGTCCGCCAAAGTCCTCTTGCAACCAGAAGAGCATTCCTGAAGAAGAAAG gcCTGACAGATGAAGAAATCGACCTGGCTTTCCAGCAGTCGGGCACGAGCACGGACGAGCCACAGTCCCCAGGTCCTTCCACACACCCGgtgccagctcagcctcctcACCCCGTGGTGTATA GTCCCCCTGGCTCCAGATGGCGAGATTATGGGGCTTTGGCTATCATAATGGCAGGAATTGCCTTTGGATTCCACCAGCTCTACAAG AAATACCTGGTTCCTCTCATCATGGGAGGCAAAGAAGACAGGAAACAACTTCAGAGGATTGAGTCAAACATTTCTGAGATGAGTGGCAGTGTGACACAGACAG TGACTCAGTTACAGACAACCTTAGCAGCTGTCCAGGAGCTGCTAATCCAGCAGCAACAGAAAATCCAAGAGCTCACCCAAGAACTGGCTGCTTCTAAG GCCACAACTTCCACCAATTGGATTCTGGAGTCGCAGAATATTAATGAATTGAAATCTGAGATCTACTCTTTAAAAGGACTTCTCCTGAACCG GAGGcagttccctccctccccttcagCTCCTAAGATCCCGTCCTGGCAGATCCCAGTGAAGCCAAGCTCACCCTCCAACCCCGTCGTTGCCAAccacaacagcagcagtgacatcTCACCGGTCAGCAACGAGTCCACCACGTCCTCCCCAGTGAAGGAGAACCACAGTCCCGAGGGCTCCAAGGTCAGCTGCCACCTGCTCAGCCCCGAGGAGGCCACCAAGGCCATCGACGTCACCAGCCAGGTGCGCATGGAggtgcagggggaggaggagaaacgGGAAACCAAAAGAAAcgatgaggaggaagaggacgatgaggatgatgatgttAGCCATGTGGATGAGGAGGAATGTCTGGGTGTCCAGACTGAGGACCGGCGAGGAGGGGATGGTCAGATTAATGAGCAGGTGGAAAAGCTACGAAGACCTGAGGGGGCCAGCAACGAGAACGAGATTGACTAA